One window from the genome of Phycisphaerae bacterium encodes:
- a CDS encoding rod shape-determining protein, whose product MLLDTILGWFSMDMGIDLGTCTTLVCVRDKGIVLNEPSVVAVRKGTNIVLNNGEAVGLVAREMLGKTPGSISAIRPLKDGVISDFEITEAMLSYFIRKVHGRGGLIRPRVVIAVPSGITAVERRAVIDSAERAGARKVYLVKEPMAAAIGAGLPITDPTASMIVDTGGGTTEVAIISLADIATCESIRVGGDDMDEAVINHLKKTYNLLIGEPRAEKVKIQIGSAAPLEEELTMEVAGRDTISGLPRKIVVTSEEIREALREPIAAIIDAVTTTLEKVEPELAADLIENGVHLCGGGSLLRGMDTILANATGLKVERVEDPLSCVARGTSVYLENLELWKDTMDHNEYR is encoded by the coding sequence GTGCTACTGGACACAATCTTAGGCTGGTTTAGCATGGATATGGGCATTGACCTGGGCACATGCACTACCCTGGTCTGTGTCCGCGATAAAGGTATTGTCCTCAATGAACCCTCCGTAGTAGCCGTCCGCAAAGGCACCAATATCGTTCTAAATAACGGCGAAGCCGTCGGTTTGGTTGCGCGCGAAATGCTGGGCAAAACACCCGGCTCAATCAGCGCAATAAGACCTCTGAAAGACGGAGTAATCAGCGATTTCGAAATCACCGAGGCAATGCTGAGTTATTTTATCAGGAAAGTTCACGGCAGAGGCGGCCTAATCAGACCCCGAGTTGTGATAGCCGTGCCAAGCGGGATAACAGCGGTAGAACGGCGGGCTGTCATAGACAGCGCCGAACGTGCAGGCGCCCGAAAGGTTTATCTGGTTAAGGAGCCGATGGCAGCAGCCATCGGAGCCGGGCTTCCCATTACCGACCCGACGGCCTCTATGATAGTCGACACCGGCGGCGGGACAACGGAAGTTGCCATAATAAGCCTGGCGGACATCGCAACCTGCGAATCAATCCGCGTCGGCGGCGACGATATGGACGAAGCGGTGATTAATCATCTCAAAAAGACCTACAACCTGCTCATCGGCGAACCAAGGGCAGAAAAAGTGAAGATACAAATCGGTTCTGCTGCTCCGCTGGAAGAGGAACTGACAATGGAGGTAGCAGGCAGAGACACAATTTCGGGGCTGCCGAGAAAAATCGTCGTAACAAGCGAGGAAATCCGCGAGGCTCTTCGGGAACCCATCGCTGCAATCATAGACGCAGTTACGACGACGTTAGAGAAGGTCGAGCCGGAACTGGCTGCCGATTTGATAGAAAACGGCGTGCATCTCTGTGGAGGCGGGTCACTGCTGCGGGGAATGGATACCATCCTGGCAAATGCGACCGGCCTGAAGGTTGAAAGAGTCGAGGACCCACTAAGCTGTGTGGCCCGCGGTACCAGCGTATACCTGGAAAACCTGGAATTGTGGAAGGATACGATGGACCATAACGAGTACAGGTAA
- a CDS encoding rod shape-determining protein MreC, with amino-acid sequence MLFTWFMLAGFIFLLGPQNLTNKFQFAFAHLFRWPLSIGRTMTLSARTQPQLTDVVNRRTYDQLQNHLANLTEELNQEHQKVEELSRMRNRHPLEGAALVLADVITASAEGLIINRGQDDGLQKGQFVLGDNSIIGTISDVSSRTAKVELITETTSNMAAEINGLKTVIRGNGKNSAKVQLVSIKHKIKIGDNVYACKKPGLLDAPMIIGTVAQCKAADENPMLWDITVKPSCDIRKLTEAAVIIMNPAPAAGARMNPQK; translated from the coding sequence ATGTTATTCACATGGTTTATGTTAGCAGGATTTATCTTTCTGCTGGGGCCGCAGAACCTGACAAATAAATTTCAGTTCGCTTTTGCTCACCTTTTCCGCTGGCCTTTAAGCATCGGCAGAACCATGACCCTTTCGGCACGTACGCAGCCGCAGCTCACAGACGTTGTCAACCGCAGAACATACGACCAGCTCCAAAATCATCTTGCTAACCTTACAGAGGAGCTGAATCAGGAACACCAAAAGGTCGAGGAGCTGTCGAGGATGCGCAACAGGCATCCATTGGAAGGCGCCGCCCTGGTGCTCGCCGATGTAATCACAGCCTCTGCCGAGGGGCTTATTATCAACCGCGGCCAGGACGACGGCCTGCAAAAAGGCCAATTTGTGCTTGGCGACAACAGTATCATCGGGACCATATCCGATGTTTCATCGCGCACCGCCAAGGTTGAGCTGATTACAGAAACCACATCCAATATGGCGGCAGAGATAAACGGATTAAAAACGGTAATCCGGGGCAACGGCAAGAACTCGGCCAAGGTCCAACTGGTTTCGATAAAGCACAAAATCAAAATCGGAGACAATGTTTACGCCTGTAAAAAGCCGGGACTGCTGGACGCCCCGATGATTATAGGAACGGTGGCTCAATGTAAAGCGGCCGATGAAAATCCGATGCTGTGGGACATAACGGTAAAACCTTCCTGTGATATACGGAAACTTACCGAGGCAGCAGTGATTATAATGAATCCCGCCCCTGCCGCAGGGGCGAGGATGAATCCGCAAAAGTAA
- the mreD gene encoding rod shape-determining protein MreD: MRWLRFAAFICLVTVLQAGLVNIIAISRLGIKPDLLLILMVFFSLYCNQQEAIITSFTIGFAADIIGSAMGPQIISFGLFGTLLSYLHGVVIIKKMPYQSLVIFISSILTGVIAYFLTLLKGQPATANAFTVIFGTSVYSSIVGPFLFLPAAWLMRIKTHRTGQH, translated from the coding sequence ATGCGTTGGCTTCGGTTTGCAGCTTTTATCTGTTTAGTCACCGTGCTGCAAGCAGGTCTGGTCAATATAATTGCCATCAGCCGTTTGGGTATCAAACCTGATTTGCTGTTAATCCTTATGGTTTTCTTTTCCCTCTACTGTAATCAGCAGGAGGCAATTATAACATCCTTCACAATAGGTTTCGCCGCTGATATTATTGGTTCTGCAATGGGTCCTCAAATAATCAGCTTTGGTCTTTTCGGGACGCTGCTGTCATACCTGCACGGTGTTGTCATTATTAAAAAAATGCCTTATCAGTCGCTCGTGATATTCATCAGCAGTATTCTGACCGGTGTGATAGCTTATTTTTTAACGCTTCTTAAGGGCCAGCCGGCAACGGCCAATGCATTTACGGTTATTTTCGGGACGTCCGTGTATTCGAGCATTGTGGGGCCATTTTTGTTCTTGCCAGCAGCGTGGCTGATGCGTATAAAGACACATCGCACCGGGCAGCATTAA
- a CDS encoding penicillin-binding transpeptidase domain-containing protein, translating to MADAYKDTSHRAALNSYPVDRKAYLEKIRDAKGKMQNTTYNKQIKIFIILVAFCLFVLLLRLVQMQLVSKSFYLDKITKLRLQKSRSRQFKTVRGTILDRNGKVLAVDEPQFQLYVNYGLTCFMDDRVREGYLLNKKDDADASAKIRKKLDDGLADLDLIISKCAQLGGVKPTEVETQIQKINDFVWKRRAFQAWRNNFPNSEVFERYENIISIPDYIAAADFEKKEPNSAERLRLISKVDIAEMHKSWPLVKLKTDDDIFTAQLEFSDIDGVQILAKGERVYPFGSVAAQTIGWVGPATQQEDRQLFSDDNLSRYLEGEVCGREDGVEYVCEPVLRGRRGKAVYDIDRELIDETKAQLGEDVSLTLDIELQQKIEKLITNCNSNKNCLAPTAAVVIDVASGEILALVSTPVFDLNRIRPDYTRMANDPNGPLRNRAINKQYPPGSAVKPVILIAGLESGRITPDEVIHCRAEKAPRGWPNCLIYNRYRSGHDDMWQNKARNAIKGSCNVYFSRLADRIEPEVLQQWLSAFGYGRVSPLVLAPPRGAGLAQTGDGDEARDLRQVSGQISTIPVEGTNPAFEQLLPIAKSERRYFGIGQGNLRVTPLQAANAMAAIARGGIFKQPRLFMDIRNSDEINLRISAETLYTVYDGMYAVVNEPHGTAYKEFVYAGLAEQDAKVYGKTGSTQAPETAWFSGFAVDGKGRKLAVAVLVEGGQHGSSDAAPLARDIIQFCIEAGYLGQTSN from the coding sequence GTGGCTGATGCGTATAAAGACACATCGCACCGGGCAGCATTAAATTCGTATCCGGTGGACCGTAAAGCGTATCTCGAAAAGATACGAGATGCGAAAGGCAAGATGCAAAATACTACTTACAACAAGCAAATTAAAATCTTTATAATATTAGTCGCATTTTGTCTGTTTGTCCTGCTGCTTCGGCTGGTACAAATGCAGCTGGTGTCCAAATCGTTTTATCTTGATAAAATCACAAAACTAAGGCTTCAAAAAAGCCGCAGCCGGCAATTTAAAACTGTCAGAGGCACAATACTCGACAGGAACGGCAAAGTATTGGCCGTCGACGAACCGCAATTTCAACTGTATGTAAATTACGGCCTTACCTGTTTTATGGATGACCGCGTCAGGGAAGGTTACCTGTTAAACAAAAAAGACGATGCAGACGCCTCGGCCAAAATACGGAAAAAGCTGGACGACGGTCTGGCGGATTTGGACCTGATAATCAGCAAATGTGCTCAGCTCGGAGGGGTCAAACCAACAGAAGTAGAAACTCAAATACAAAAAATAAATGATTTTGTCTGGAAGCGGCGCGCGTTTCAGGCATGGCGGAACAATTTTCCGAACTCGGAAGTCTTCGAAAGATATGAAAATATAATCAGCATCCCGGATTATATCGCGGCAGCCGATTTCGAGAAAAAGGAGCCAAACTCAGCCGAACGGCTTCGACTTATCAGCAAAGTTGATATTGCCGAGATGCACAAGAGCTGGCCGTTAGTGAAGTTAAAAACCGACGACGATATCTTTACCGCGCAGCTGGAGTTTTCAGATATTGACGGCGTTCAAATTCTGGCAAAAGGAGAAAGAGTATACCCCTTCGGCTCAGTCGCCGCCCAAACAATAGGCTGGGTAGGCCCTGCGACACAACAGGAAGACAGGCAGCTCTTCTCAGATGATAACCTGTCGAGATATCTTGAAGGTGAAGTTTGCGGACGAGAGGACGGCGTCGAGTACGTCTGCGAACCTGTTCTCCGCGGCAGACGCGGTAAAGCCGTCTATGACATAGACCGCGAGCTGATAGATGAAACCAAAGCACAGCTCGGCGAGGATGTTTCATTAACATTAGACATAGAGCTTCAGCAAAAAATAGAAAAACTCATAACCAACTGCAATAGCAACAAAAATTGCCTGGCGCCGACAGCGGCCGTCGTAATCGATGTCGCAAGCGGAGAAATCTTAGCACTTGTTTCAACACCCGTTTTTGACCTGAACCGCATCAGGCCAGACTATACCCGCATGGCCAACGACCCCAACGGGCCGCTGCGAAACCGGGCAATAAACAAGCAGTACCCGCCCGGCTCAGCAGTAAAGCCTGTGATTCTGATAGCTGGTCTCGAATCCGGCAGAATCACCCCTGACGAGGTCATACACTGCCGGGCCGAGAAAGCACCGAGAGGCTGGCCGAACTGCTTGATATACAATAGATACCGTTCCGGCCACGACGATATGTGGCAGAACAAAGCTCGCAACGCCATCAAAGGCAGCTGCAACGTCTATTTTTCCCGGCTCGCAGACAGAATCGAGCCGGAGGTTTTGCAGCAATGGCTGTCGGCATTCGGGTACGGCCGCGTCTCGCCGCTCGTCCTCGCCCCTCCCAGAGGGGCGGGACTCGCGCAGACTGGTGATGGGGACGAAGCGCGAGATTTAAGACAGGTATCGGGCCAAATATCGACAATCCCGGTAGAAGGCACAAACCCCGCTTTCGAGCAGTTACTGCCGATTGCAAAAAGCGAAAGAAGATACTTCGGCATAGGACAGGGAAATCTGCGAGTCACGCCGCTGCAGGCGGCAAACGCAATGGCGGCTATCGCCCGAGGCGGAATCTTCAAACAGCCGAGACTGTTTATGGATATTCGAAATTCGGATGAAATTAATCTCAGAATTTCAGCGGAGACCTTATATACCGTTTATGATGGTATGTATGCCGTGGTTAACGAACCCCATGGAACAGCTTATAAAGAATTCGTCTACGCCGGCCTTGCCGAGCAGGATGCGAAAGTTTACGGCAAGACCGGCTCAACACAGGCCCCGGAAACTGCCTGGTTCTCCGGTTTCGCCGTAGATGGAAAGGGAAGGAAATTAGCGGTCGCGGTATTAGTCGAAGGCGGCCAGCACGGCTCAAGCGACGCTGCGCCGCTGGCGCGTGACATCATCCAGTTCTGCATCGAAGCCGGATATCTCGGCCAAACTTCAAATTAG
- a CDS encoding penicillin-binding protein 2 has translation MKNVRIIIFFFIFLIVAFLSLAGRCFYLQYFKSGDYIAACTRQQQGRIVQMPQRGVILDCRGRMLAASNRVQTVFAEPRVIKDPKDASVRLAPILDVGAHEICRLITDSKNPGFAKIRVGADADQCKAAAKIYGIGVQSDWRRQYPVGSLAAHVVGFTSADNQGLGGIELQYNKELGGSPGQNIFFADAARRPIRLKQQDSVVSDGVGIILTIDATIQQFARAELIKQYHAYQAEAAIAVVADAKTGAILALVSLPDFDPNNIGSTPVDHFRNRAITDQFEPGSILKPIVAAMAVDAGVVNQNEKIYCEEGNYHGKGFGKIGEYGGHRYGSLTVSEILTVSSNIGMAKIGQKLGKIGLHSGMKRFGFGQETGIELPGEAPGFLPPLSGWTGYSVTRIPFGQEISVTALQLIQAFCILSNGGHSVRPFLVLAMVDNDGKIIENKQPEPSAGVVIKPEVAKWVVTDAMVGVVNQGTGKPARLEKWQVFGKSGTANIANSNRRGYSKTDYIASFIGGAPAEDPKVLVLVSVRKPKISLGKGYTGGAVASPVVGRILEKTLTYLEKHPL, from the coding sequence TTGAAAAATGTCCGAATCATCATTTTCTTCTTTATTTTTTTGATAGTGGCATTTTTGTCACTTGCGGGGCGGTGCTTTTATCTGCAGTATTTCAAAAGCGGCGATTATATTGCCGCCTGCACTAGGCAGCAGCAGGGGCGCATAGTCCAAATGCCTCAGCGAGGCGTGATTCTCGATTGCCGGGGAAGGATGCTTGCCGCGAGCAACAGAGTCCAGACCGTTTTTGCTGAGCCGAGAGTTATAAAAGACCCAAAGGATGCCTCCGTCAGACTCGCTCCGATACTTGATGTGGGCGCACACGAAATCTGCAGGCTTATCACCGACAGTAAAAATCCGGGCTTTGCGAAAATCAGAGTTGGCGCCGACGCAGACCAGTGTAAAGCGGCCGCTAAAATTTATGGTATCGGTGTTCAGTCGGATTGGCGAAGGCAGTATCCGGTCGGTTCCCTGGCCGCACATGTTGTCGGTTTTACAAGCGCTGACAATCAGGGATTAGGCGGCATCGAGTTACAATACAACAAAGAGCTCGGCGGTTCGCCGGGACAGAACATTTTTTTTGCCGATGCGGCCCGCAGACCTATCCGGCTGAAACAGCAGGATAGCGTTGTCAGTGACGGCGTCGGCATTATTTTGACCATCGATGCCACCATTCAGCAGTTTGCACGTGCCGAATTGATAAAGCAATACCACGCCTACCAGGCCGAAGCGGCTATAGCGGTTGTGGCTGATGCAAAAACGGGGGCGATTCTGGCGCTTGTTTCGCTGCCTGATTTTGACCCTAATAACATTGGGTCAACTCCTGTTGACCATTTCCGCAACCGCGCCATAACCGACCAGTTCGAACCCGGCAGTATCTTAAAGCCGATTGTTGCTGCGATGGCGGTCGATGCAGGTGTTGTTAATCAGAATGAAAAAATATACTGCGAGGAGGGAAACTATCACGGCAAGGGCTTCGGAAAAATCGGCGAATACGGCGGGCACAGGTATGGCAGCCTGACGGTAAGCGAGATTCTGACTGTTTCCAGCAATATAGGAATGGCCAAAATCGGACAAAAACTCGGCAAAATCGGGCTCCACAGCGGAATGAAACGTTTCGGCTTCGGGCAGGAAACAGGCATCGAGTTGCCGGGCGAGGCGCCGGGATTCCTGCCGCCGCTTTCGGGCTGGACCGGATATAGTGTAACTCGAATACCTTTCGGTCAGGAAATTTCAGTAACTGCGCTTCAGCTGATTCAGGCTTTCTGCATACTTTCCAACGGCGGACATTCGGTTCGGCCGTTCCTTGTCCTGGCAATGGTGGATAACGACGGCAAAATTATTGAGAACAAACAGCCGGAGCCGTCCGCGGGGGTCGTCATTAAGCCCGAGGTCGCAAAGTGGGTCGTTACCGATGCTATGGTCGGCGTGGTTAACCAGGGGACAGGTAAGCCCGCCAGACTCGAAAAATGGCAGGTATTCGGCAAGAGCGGAACCGCCAACATCGCCAACAGCAATCGGCGGGGATATTCGAAGACCGATTATATCGCTTCATTCATAGGCGGAGCACCGGCCGAGGACCCGAAAGTGCTCGTTTTAGTTTCGGTGCGAAAGCCTAAAATTTCGCTCGGCAAAGGTTATACCGGCGGGGCCGTTGCCTCGCCCGTCGTCGGCAGGATACTTGAAAAAACCCTCACTTACCTCGAAAAACATCCGCTCTAA
- a CDS encoding LysM peptidoglycan-binding domain-containing protein translates to MASDAKIGLLLGLVFIFIIALVINGLPSFHESGNNNELTTKMVRSQNNLPAIAAKERGVINMRESVEQKPAQVELPSAGNQDIIPAMTAAENTSIIKETAAEQAIAVAAQAVAAIDESPKAESDETLLSKIYVVSKGDSLASIARKFYGSRQGNKLINITRIFKANRKQLKSPDELSVGQKLVIPPLVASAPDKDRIVNVLSGTEFTKVESIGDRHLLANSSPAEQNSSYVVREGDSLWQIAADQLGSGSRCSEIAELNAGVLDSEDNLFVGMNLKLPAR, encoded by the coding sequence ATGGCTTCCGACGCCAAGATTGGGTTGCTGTTAGGTTTGGTTTTTATATTCATAATCGCACTTGTAATTAACGGGCTGCCGAGCTTTCACGAAAGCGGAAATAATAATGAGCTGACCACCAAAATGGTTAGGTCGCAGAACAATCTGCCTGCCATCGCAGCCAAGGAGCGCGGGGTCATTAATATGAGAGAATCGGTAGAACAAAAGCCGGCGCAGGTTGAACTGCCTTCCGCAGGCAATCAGGATATTATTCCTGCAATGACGGCGGCGGAAAACACCTCAATCATAAAAGAGACCGCGGCGGAGCAGGCGATTGCTGTTGCGGCGCAGGCAGTGGCGGCAATAGACGAAAGTCCGAAGGCCGAATCGGATGAAACACTGCTTTCAAAAATCTATGTCGTCAGTAAAGGCGACAGCCTCGCCAGCATAGCCAGAAAATTTTACGGTTCCAGACAAGGCAACAAACTAATAAACATCACCAGGATATTCAAGGCCAATCGCAAACAATTGAAATCACCCGACGAACTCAGTGTCGGGCAAAAGCTTGTCATACCGCCGCTGGTGGCTTCGGCGCCGGATAAAGACAGGATTGTGAACGTCCTTTCCGGGACGGAATTTACTAAGGTCGAATCCATCGGTGATAGACATCTTTTGGCTAATAGCAGCCCGGCGGAACAAAACAGCAGCTACGTTGTGCGTGAAGGCGACAGTTTATGGCAGATTGCCGCCGACCAGCTTGGCAGTGGAAGCCGCTGCAGCGAGATAGCAGAGCTGAACGCCGGTGTTTTAGACAGCGAGGATAATCTTTTCGTTGGGATGAATTTGAAATTGCCGGCTCGGTAA
- the rsmH gene encoding 16S rRNA (cytosine(1402)-N(4))-methyltransferase RsmH, with protein MEARPYMGFADLEVNSSVVSHIPVLAGTLAERIHLPTDGVMVDATIGQGGHSLLFGSRLGPEGVLIGLDVDKDSIRRAHLRLKNLVCRVILIRANFSQIGEQLSEQGIEKIDFILADLGLCSSQLAGARMGLSFQIDSPLDMRIDERLKTTAADIVNKTDEKDLADLIYGFGQDRASRRIARFIVNHRQGRPITTTGQLAAVICKALNRPAGKGKTKIHPATRTFQALRIAVNNELGNLEKLLGSVPGLLKKDGQVAVISYHSLEDRLVKNSFKQNKKDNIYSDVTKKPIVPSRQEISENARARSAKLRIAQKS; from the coding sequence ATGGAAGCCAGACCCTATATGGGGTTTGCAGATTTAGAAGTGAATAGTTCGGTAGTTTCGCATATTCCGGTTCTTGCAGGAACGTTGGCCGAACGGATACATTTGCCCACGGATGGAGTGATGGTCGATGCGACCATAGGACAAGGAGGTCATAGTCTTCTGTTCGGCTCAAGATTGGGCCCTGAGGGAGTTCTCATTGGCCTGGATGTCGATAAAGATTCTATCCGAAGGGCCCATTTAAGATTAAAGAACCTTGTTTGCAGGGTTATTTTGATTCGCGCTAATTTTTCCCAGATTGGTGAGCAGCTTTCCGAACAGGGTATAGAAAAGATCGATTTTATATTGGCTGATTTGGGTCTCTGCTCGTCGCAGCTGGCTGGCGCCAGGATGGGGCTGAGTTTCCAGATAGATTCGCCCCTTGATATGAGAATCGACGAAAGATTAAAGACCACCGCTGCCGATATAGTTAATAAGACGGATGAAAAAGACTTGGCCGATTTGATTTACGGGTTTGGCCAGGACAGGGCCTCAAGGCGGATAGCGCGGTTTATCGTAAATCATCGTCAGGGCCGGCCGATAACTACAACCGGCCAGCTGGCAGCGGTAATTTGCAAGGCGCTTAACAGGCCGGCGGGGAAAGGAAAGACAAAAATACATCCGGCAACCAGAACCTTTCAGGCCCTGCGAATAGCAGTAAACAATGAGCTGGGAAACCTGGAGAAGCTGCTTGGTTCGGTGCCGGGACTGTTAAAGAAAGATGGACAGGTAGCTGTCATTAGTTATCATAGTTTGGAAGACAGATTAGTTAAGAATAGTTTTAAGCAGAATAAAAAGGATAATATTTACTCCGACGTCACAAAAAAGCCGATTGTGCCGTCGCGGCAGGAAATATCAGAAAACGCGAGAGCAAGAAGCGCAAAGTTAAGAATTGCCCAAAAGTCGTAA
- a CDS encoding glutamate-5-semialdehyde dehydrogenase: protein MSIADIAKQAKKASIQLAAVKSSVKNAALAEIARALKQNTDEIISANKIDLSDAEKNKLSPALLKRLKFDENKIADVIAGIESLIKLDDPVSKTLSATELDKGLELYKVSCPIGVIGVIFESRPDALVQISTLCLKSGNAVLLKGGSEAANTNKILAKVIAEATSVLPNGWIQLLETRQDVAEMLKMDEDIDLIIPRGSNEFVRYIMDNTNIPVLGHADGICHVYVDGDADSDMAVNIVIDSKCQYIAVCNAAETLLVDGKIAKEFLPKVKTALEEKGVELRGCEKTRSIIKVKAAAEKDWSTEYLDYIISIKVVDGVDEAIEHINRYSSRHTDTIVTADEENAKKFMDLVDSANVFWNASTRFSDGYRYGLGAEVGISTNKIHARGPVGLEGLVIYKWKLLGSGQIVADYSGSKEKKFTHKNLNKNCEL, encoded by the coding sequence ATGAGTATAGCAGATATAGCAAAACAGGCCAAGAAAGCCTCAATTCAATTAGCAGCGGTCAAAAGCAGCGTTAAAAATGCCGCATTAGCAGAGATTGCCAGGGCTCTGAAGCAAAACACCGATGAAATCATCTCCGCCAACAAGATAGACTTATCTGACGCTGAGAAAAATAAGCTCTCCCCTGCCCTGTTGAAACGATTGAAGTTCGACGAAAATAAAATAGCTGACGTCATCGCCGGGATTGAGAGCCTGATTAAGTTAGATGACCCGGTCAGCAAAACCTTATCAGCCACCGAGCTTGATAAAGGGCTGGAGCTTTACAAAGTCAGCTGTCCGATTGGAGTCATCGGAGTTATCTTCGAATCCCGGCCCGATGCGCTTGTGCAAATCTCCACGCTCTGCCTGAAAAGCGGCAATGCAGTCCTGCTCAAAGGCGGAAGCGAGGCAGCCAATACAAATAAGATTCTGGCGAAAGTTATCGCCGAAGCTACATCGGTTCTGCCAAATGGCTGGATTCAGCTGCTTGAAACCCGGCAAGATGTAGCCGAGATGCTCAAGATGGATGAGGACATCGACCTGATTATACCTCGCGGCTCGAACGAATTCGTCCGCTACATAATGGACAACACCAATATCCCTGTTCTCGGCCACGCCGATGGTATCTGTCACGTCTATGTCGATGGTGATGCCGATTCGGATATGGCTGTTAATATCGTCATTGACTCAAAGTGTCAGTACATCGCTGTCTGCAATGCCGCTGAGACCCTGCTGGTCGATGGTAAGATTGCTAAAGAGTTTCTGCCAAAAGTAAAAACTGCTTTAGAAGAAAAAGGCGTTGAGCTTCGCGGCTGTGAAAAAACACGTTCAATCATCAAGGTCAAAGCCGCCGCGGAGAAGGACTGGTCAACAGAGTACCTCGATTATATTATCTCGATAAAAGTTGTGGATGGCGTCGATGAGGCGATCGAGCATATAAATCGTTATAGCTCACGCCATACCGATACCATAGTTACCGCCGATGAGGAAAATGCCAAAAAATTTATGGACTTAGTCGATTCCGCAAATGTGTTCTGGAACGCCAGCACGAGATTCAGTGACGGCTACCGCTACGGCTTAGGCGCCGAGGTAGGCATAAGCACCAACAAAATCCACGCCCGCGGCCCCGTCGGCCTCGAAGGACTTGTGATTTACAAATGGAAACTCCTCGGCTCAGGCCAGATTGTCGCAGATTACTCAGGCAGCAAAGAAAAGAAATTTACGCATAAAAACCTTAACAAAAACTGCGAGCTATAA
- the proB gene encoding glutamate 5-kinase produces the protein MRDFSKTKRVVIKIGTNTLTKDSGIDADYVGRVAEQVDALLKTGKQVVVITSGAIGMGAGQLKLTDRVKDIKLRQACAAIGQPLLMAEYRKAFEEFHITVAQVLLTADVLDNRKTYLNLRHSIETLLKLGVVPILNENDSISTDEIGSAFGDNDKLCALVASKLDADVLIMLSDIDALYDKDPRKFDDAKPVKAVFEITDQIIKSAGSRGSKFATGGMKSKIEAAKIAANAGCRIVLADGRTENVISRIITGEEIGTVFMPKRKLSNRARWILNSSAAGVINIDEGAMKAVKNRKSLLPSGVTSIEGSFEAGDVIMLNDKAKAVTNLSSAQLKSLAGKHSSEIRKILGPKHRDVVAIPEDIVFVDY, from the coding sequence ATGAGAGACTTCAGCAAAACAAAACGGGTAGTCATAAAAATCGGGACAAATACCCTGACCAAAGACAGCGGCATCGACGCCGATTATGTCGGCCGGGTCGCCGAGCAGGTCGATGCGCTGTTGAAGACGGGGAAACAGGTAGTTGTTATCACTTCCGGGGCTATCGGGATGGGAGCGGGACAACTGAAACTGACCGACAGGGTAAAAGACATAAAGCTGCGCCAGGCCTGTGCTGCCATAGGACAACCCCTGCTGATGGCCGAATACCGAAAGGCTTTTGAAGAGTTCCACATTACCGTCGCCCAGGTCTTGCTCACCGCAGACGTGCTCGACAACAGAAAGACATATCTGAATCTTCGCCATTCCATCGAGACACTGCTGAAACTGGGAGTAGTACCTATTCTGAATGAAAACGACAGCATAAGCACCGACGAAATCGGCTCTGCCTTCGGCGACAATGACAAATTATGCGCACTTGTCGCAAGCAAGCTCGACGCCGATGTGCTGATTATGCTCAGTGACATCGATGCCCTTTACGACAAGGACCCACGCAAGTTCGACGATGCAAAACCCGTCAAGGCGGTCTTCGAAATTACAGACCAGATTATAAAAAGCGCCGGCAGCCGCGGCAGCAAATTCGCCACCGGCGGAATGAAAAGCAAGATTGAAGCCGCGAAAATCGCCGCAAACGCCGGCTGCAGGATAGTTTTAGCCGACGGCAGAACCGAAAATGTCATCAGCCGAATTATCACCGGCGAGGAAATCGGCACGGTCTTTATGCCTAAAAGAAAATTGAGCAACCGCGCAAGATGGATTCTAAACAGCTCCGCCGCAGGCGTAATCAACATCGACGAAGGGGCAATGAAAGCTGTTAAGAACCGTAAGAGCTTATTGCCAAGCGGAGTAACATCCATTGAAGGCTCATTCGAAGCCGGGGACGTTATTATGCTTAACGACAAAGCCAAAGCAGTGACAAATTTGAGCAGCGCCCAGCTAAAATCCCTTGCGGGCAAACACAGTTCCGAGATTCGCAAAATCCTCGGCCCGAAACACAGGGACGTGGTAGCAATTCCGGAAGACATTGTGTTCGTGGATTATTAA